The DNA segment CAAGGACTGCCAATACTGATTCATTACTGCTGTCCTTTTTTGGTTTTAAGCTCGAAGGTGACAATGCCATCGTCATTGCGCCCAATATTCAACTGCTCAAAGCTGCGGCCCACCAAGCTGACCTCTTGTTTAAACTGGTTTACCCAGTTAGGGACAGAAGAAGCGGTTCGCGCTAAACCTCTAAGGTCAAGATTGGCTTGATCAACATAGATGCTCGACAGTGAAATATCATTGCGCCCTAATTCCGACAGCGAACGCATAACACCGGAATAGCCAATTTGTTGTGATTCATCGTAATTGTTGATCACCTCCAGCGCGCCTTTCATCGCTGATACCTCTTTCTTTAGCCGCTCAACCGCAGCGACTTTTTCAGAGGATGGGCGGTGCTTTTCAAGCTGCTTATTCAGTTCCGTTTTTTGTGATGTCAGTGTGGCTCGCTCTTGATTAACAATCGTCAGCTCGCTGTTTAACTGACTCAACTGCCAACTGTAAGCACCATAAACCGCTCCCAGTAATACAGCAGCGATCCCCCAACTCACCACCACGTTGGTCAAGGTGAAAAACGCTTTCTTTGGCTTAAGGTGAGCTGGGAATAGGTTTATTTGTATGCGCTTTAGACCCGAAGCGGTTTTTGCCAGGATCGGCCCCGACTCCGTCGGTTCCTCGGTCAAGGCCAAGCTCTTAACGCTCAAACGCTCATTCAGTGCTTCGATTAACTCTTGTTGCTGCTCTTCGTCACAGCACACATGAAGCTGATGAAATGACACGCCTTTCACTTGTGAGCTCAGATAGTCAATGGAGCGCTGCAGCTCTAACGCGAGACTATCAACTTGCAGTGCAGCGCTAGCAACACCCGTGACGGGGGCGACCACACCTCGCAGAGTTCGTTGGAAAACGACTTGATGTTGTTGATAAGCACTCAAGCGGAACTGTCCGCCCTTACTGCGCTGCAGCAAAAGGAAGTCACCAAGCTCACCAGCAGACTCACCCCAGACCTCTTCTTCTGTCGTCAAACGGCCCAGCGAGCAGCCTATCAAAGATAAGCCCTCAACTAACTGCATCACCAAAAATTTGCGCACGACATAGGCTTGAGCTTTATTGCCTGTTGGTAAAGCAAAAGCATCTGCGACCACTTCCGTCACGCGTTCCGTCAACAGCTCTTTTAAAAGAAAAGGCAGTGCAACCGGCCACTCTTCTTTAGGCAGCTTAGGCGTTTCTATTTGATACGACTGATACAAGCCAGAATGCAAGATGACGTCCACTCGTCCTTGCGCCGATTTCGCCTTTAACGCTGAAAATAATGTCGATTCCCAGCCGGAGGGTTCAAAAGGTAATATGTCAACGACAGGCGATACTGAGATTTGCTTGTCTTCTTTTTTTACTGAATGCAAAAGATAAATAGCAGCGGGCTGAATAATGGCGATTGAGCTCGCTTCATTGACCTCTTTTTTATTCAATCTTTGAATTAGCGAATTTATCATTTCCTGACTTACTTTTTCTTCCAACGATTACGTCGTCCCGGTTTAATTACCTGGCTCATATCGTCGCTCTGTTTAATTTTATTTGAATTCTTCTTTGCAATAAGCAGCGGCGCTTCACTTTGGTATAGCCGTCCCTGCACACCGGAAACCCCTAGATCACGCAATGTTTTTACTTCTGCTTTTGTTTCAACACCAACACCAACCACGATGGCATCTTTACTTTCACATGCTCCGAGCATACTGCGAATAAACAACTGGTTCTCATGACGCTGA comes from the Vibrio astriarenae genome and includes:
- a CDS encoding PilN domain-containing protein, which encodes MINSLIQRLNKKEVNEASSIAIIQPAAIYLLHSVKKEDKQISVSPVVDILPFEPSGWESTLFSALKAKSAQGRVDVILHSGLYQSYQIETPKLPKEEWPVALPFLLKELLTERVTEVVADAFALPTGNKAQAYVVRKFLVMQLVEGLSLIGCSLGRLTTEEEVWGESAGELGDFLLLQRSKGGQFRLSAYQQHQVVFQRTLRGVVAPVTGVASAALQVDSLALELQRSIDYLSSQVKGVSFHQLHVCCDEEQQQELIEALNERLSVKSLALTEEPTESGPILAKTASGLKRIQINLFPAHLKPKKAFFTLTNVVVSWGIAAVLLGAVYGAYSWQLSQLNSELTIVNQERATLTSQKTELNKQLEKHRPSSEKVAAVERLKKEVSAMKGALEVINNYDESQQIGYSGVMRSLSELGRNDISLSSIYVDQANLDLRGLARTASSVPNWVNQFKQEVSLVGRSFEQLNIGRNDDGIVTFELKTKKGQQ